Proteins encoded together in one Gemmatimonadota bacterium window:
- a CDS encoding copper-translocating P-type ATPase, which produces MSQQASTVEDQARPASSAGGAARLTIPITGMSCAACAARIQKKLERAAGVREAAVNFGSERATVLYDPAATDAAGLVEVVRGTGYDARLAEAVLQLEGFEWAVSGERVERELRELPGVVAASVNLASGQARVAYLAEATSPSDLAGAVERAGYRLAEPVAAADPVERERAVRALEYRRLRRKFWFSAVVAALAMAASMPLMMEETAARHADLFLRLTMPLSGALARTLPWLYALDPGVLRWALLLLTTPVVLWAGRQFYRGAWSGVLHGTADMNTLIAVGTGAAYLYSVAATAAPGVFTGAGLAPDVYYEAVAAIIALILLGKMLEARAKGRTSEAIRRLLGLQPRTARVQRGAGELDIPVEEVAVGDVVLVRPGERVPVDGRVLEGRSAVDESLLTGEALPVEKAPGSEVVGGTINGSGAFRFRAERVGRDTALAQIVRLVEAAQATKAPIQRLADRVAGVFVPIVIGLALLSLAGWLVFGPAPALPFAVAAMVTVLIIACPCAMGLATPTAVMVGTGAGAERGVLFRGGDSLELAHRIRTVVLDKTGTITEGKPRVVDVIAVASSAHLGAASGRHGDAAAGGSALEDGVLDPPSPRRRVAPWGGEAERRLLRLAAAVERASEHPLAAAVVEAAREQDLALAEPAEFASFGGRGAEAVVEGRRVLVGNRAFLEERGVATAALQQAAERLAAAARTPVHVAVDGAAAGLIALADPVKPGSRRAVARLRRLGLEVVMLTGDHRRTAEAIGREVGITRVLAEVLPVDKAREVKRLQEQGAGPVAMVGDGVNDAPALAQADVGIAIGTGTDVALEASDITLVSGDLSGMVTAMRLSRRTMRIIKQNLFWAFFYNALGIPLAAGALYPLFGVLLSPVVASAAMAFSSVSVVGNSLRLRRAALLPE; this is translated from the coding sequence ATGAGCCAGCAGGCATCGACTGTTGAAGACCAGGCGCGGCCGGCCTCCAGCGCCGGCGGCGCTGCGCGCCTGACCATCCCCATTACGGGCATGAGCTGCGCGGCGTGCGCGGCGCGCATCCAGAAGAAGCTGGAGCGGGCGGCGGGCGTGCGGGAGGCGGCCGTCAACTTCGGTTCCGAGCGGGCAACAGTGCTCTATGATCCGGCGGCAACGGATGCTGCCGGGCTGGTCGAGGTGGTTCGTGGCACGGGGTACGACGCGCGTTTGGCGGAGGCGGTGCTGCAGCTCGAGGGTTTCGAGTGGGCGGTCTCAGGCGAGCGAGTCGAACGCGAGCTACGCGAGCTGCCGGGGGTGGTGGCTGCCAGCGTCAACCTAGCCAGTGGTCAGGCGCGGGTCGCGTACCTGGCGGAGGCGACGTCGCCCTCCGACCTGGCCGGCGCGGTGGAGCGTGCGGGCTACCGGCTGGCGGAGCCGGTGGCGGCGGCGGACCCAGTGGAGCGGGAGCGGGCGGTGCGGGCGCTCGAGTACCGCCGGCTGCGCCGCAAGTTCTGGTTCTCGGCCGTGGTGGCGGCGCTGGCGATGGCGGCCTCGATGCCGCTGATGATGGAGGAGACGGCAGCCCGGCACGCGGACCTGTTCCTGCGGCTGACCATGCCGCTCTCCGGCGCGCTCGCCCGGACGCTGCCCTGGCTCTACGCGCTGGATCCCGGCGTGCTGCGCTGGGCGCTGCTGCTGCTGACCACGCCCGTGGTGCTCTGGGCGGGCCGCCAGTTCTATCGCGGGGCGTGGAGCGGCGTGCTGCACGGCACGGCCGACATGAACACGCTCATTGCCGTGGGCACGGGCGCGGCCTACCTGTACAGCGTCGCGGCCACAGCCGCGCCGGGCGTGTTCACGGGCGCCGGCCTCGCCCCGGATGTCTACTACGAGGCGGTCGCGGCCATCATTGCCCTGATCCTGCTGGGCAAGATGCTGGAGGCGCGGGCCAAGGGGCGCACGTCGGAGGCGATCCGCCGGCTGCTGGGGCTCCAGCCCCGCACGGCGCGCGTGCAGCGCGGCGCCGGTGAGCTGGACATCCCGGTGGAGGAAGTCGCCGTAGGCGACGTCGTCCTGGTCCGGCCGGGCGAGCGCGTCCCCGTGGACGGCCGAGTGCTCGAGGGGCGAAGCGCAGTGGACGAGTCGCTGCTCACGGGCGAGGCGCTGCCGGTGGAGAAAGCTCCGGGCAGCGAGGTGGTGGGCGGCACGATCAATGGCAGCGGCGCGTTCCGCTTCCGGGCCGAGCGGGTGGGGCGCGACACGGCGCTGGCGCAGATCGTCCGGCTGGTCGAGGCGGCGCAGGCGACGAAGGCGCCCATCCAACGGCTGGCCGACCGCGTGGCGGGCGTCTTCGTCCCCATCGTGATCGGGTTGGCGCTGCTCAGCCTTGCTGGCTGGCTCGTCTTCGGGCCGGCGCCTGCGCTCCCCTTTGCCGTGGCCGCCATGGTCACGGTGCTGATTATCGCCTGCCCTTGCGCCATGGGGCTGGCCACGCCCACAGCCGTGATGGTGGGAACGGGTGCGGGTGCGGAGCGGGGCGTGCTCTTCCGGGGCGGCGACAGCCTCGAGCTGGCGCATCGCATCCGCACCGTGGTGCTGGACAAGACGGGGACCATCACGGAGGGGAAGCCGCGGGTGGTGGACGTGATCGCCGTGGCCTCGTCCGCACACCTGGGCGCGGCGAGTGGGCGACACGGCGACGCCGCGGCCGGCGGCTCCGCCCTGGAGGACGGCGTGCTGGACCCCCCGTCGCCCCGTCGCCGCGTCGCCCCTTGGGGTGGGGAGGCGGAGCGGAGGCTGCTGCGCCTGGCCGCAGCCGTCGAGCGGGCCTCCGAGCACCCGTTGGCGGCAGCAGTAGTCGAGGCGGCGCGGGAACAGGATCTGGCGCTGGCGGAGCCGGCGGAGTTCGCCTCGTTTGGCGGCCGGGGCGCAGAGGCTGTGGTGGAAGGGCGACGCGTGCTGGTGGGGAACCGCGCGTTCCTGGAGGAGCGCGGCGTGGCGACCGCCGCTCTGCAGCAGGCGGCCGAGCGCCTGGCTGCAGCGGCCCGGACGCCGGTTCATGTGGCAGTGGACGGCGCGGCCGCCGGGTTGATCGCGCTGGCCGACCCGGTGAAGCCGGGAAGCCGCAGGGCGGTCGCGCGGCTGCGGCGGCTGGGACTCGAGGTGGTCATGCTGACGGGCGACCATCGCCGCACGGCCGAGGCGATCGGCCGCGAAGTGGGCATCACCAGAGTGCTGGCGGAAGTGCTGCCCGTGGACAAGGCGCGTGAAGTGAAGCGGCTGCAGGAGCAGGGCGCCGGCCCTGTGGCCATGGTCGGCGATGGTGTCAATGACGCGCCCGCGCTGGCGCAGGCCGACGTGGGCATCGCCATCGGCACGGGCACGGACGTGGCGCTCGAAGCGTCCG